One window of the Alicyclobacillus vulcanalis genome contains the following:
- a CDS encoding LysR family transcriptional regulator — MDLDLRQLRYFIKVAERLNFTEAANELFVAQSAVSQQIAELEKKIGVPLFIRNKRFVRLTSAGQRLYQDVVPLMHRMEEAIHTARLVHEGLVGALRIGFLAPHVRAFLPDLIKEFKRQYPDIDLTLNHYHHGMLLQYIDAGELDLAITTPFGLHRVEGIVQEVIRTEPFAVVLHRNHPLASRDRLQISDLRHEPFIIHNRQDSPAGFFDYTIQLCSRHGFVPNIVSQPRFVDTVLVLVEAELGIAILPQSLEHHYSAPDLRFIPIADAENDVLQLVMVWKENHNNPSLPLWVNTCRKVLGSKIPKGTREQ; from the coding sequence TTGGATCTTGATCTTCGACAACTAAGATACTTCATCAAGGTTGCAGAACGCTTGAACTTTACGGAGGCGGCCAATGAGCTTTTTGTTGCTCAGTCGGCAGTAAGCCAGCAAATTGCCGAACTGGAGAAAAAAATCGGTGTCCCATTATTTATCCGGAATAAGCGATTTGTTCGGCTCACGAGTGCCGGGCAACGGTTATATCAAGACGTGGTCCCTCTCATGCATCGCATGGAGGAAGCTATCCACACCGCGCGACTAGTTCATGAGGGTCTTGTTGGCGCTCTACGCATCGGTTTTCTGGCACCGCATGTCCGTGCCTTTTTGCCTGATCTAATTAAAGAGTTTAAACGTCAGTATCCCGACATTGACTTAACCCTAAATCATTATCATCACGGTATGTTACTGCAGTACATTGACGCTGGTGAACTAGATCTTGCCATCACAACACCATTTGGGTTGCACCGAGTTGAGGGTATCGTACAAGAGGTCATTCGAACCGAACCGTTTGCTGTCGTTCTGCACCGCAATCATCCGCTTGCTAGTCGCGACAGGCTTCAGATTTCGGATTTACGGCACGAACCTTTTATCATACACAATCGTCAAGATTCTCCTGCAGGTTTTTTTGATTATACAATTCAACTGTGCTCTAGGCATGGGTTTGTTCCTAACATTGTAAGTCAGCCGAGGTTTGTCGATACGGTCCTTGTGCTGGTGGAGGCCGAACTTGGAATCGCGATCTTACCACAGAGTCTAGAGCACCATTATTCAGCTCCAGATTTGCGGTTTATTCCGATCGCTGACGCGGAGAATGATGTCCTCCAGCTCGTGATGGTATGGAAAGAAAATCACAATAACCCGTCTCTTCCGTTGTGGGTAAACACCTGTCGGAAAGTACTGGGTAGCAAAATACCGAAAGGGACCCGCGAACAGTAA
- a CDS encoding alpha-L-rhamnosidase has protein sequence MQTGIHEICATSLQVDHQCNPLGTDIVHPHFSWVLEAAGYNVMQTAYRIVVESNGVVIWDSGRVESERTSGIVYKGPNLCSRRRYEWKVKVWDNQGRESDWSNPAFWEMGLLKPEDWEAHWIEPIQKPASEEKMVSVLDVVSGNVATKTLQEQEADLRPPQLIRRAFRVVRSVRKARLYITSRGVYRAEINGMKVGQAEFSPDFTPYDKYLKYQTYDVTACIKPGVNAIGIVLADGWYIGRIHFAGHSCHYGNKLALLLQLEIEYEDGSTEVISTDTSFRCHTGPWLYADLFIGEKYDARLEIQGWSSPDFDDSEWFKCVYSEDGPACIRAQYGPVVRAMERLSPIQIYVSSDGSQIVDFGQVIAGRIRLRLNVPEGTEIRIEHSEAVDTDGQFIRNIVGRNKEQTDIYITSGRGDEVYEPAFTYHGFRYVRITGCPTRIQLDDVEAVVLYSDMKLTGSFRCSDERLNRLHSNIQWTQKSNMVSIPTDCPTRERAGWTGDVQVFAPTATFNMHVFAFLRRWLLMVRLEQLPDGRVPNHVPAGRYLEFESGPLGISSAGWGDAIIIVPWVLYQRYGDISILEENYEAMGRWLSYVRSQAEQESDGHRRYLWNHGFHFGDWMIPSLVMENNNGLGPIASAEATGELVATCFYAYSCKLMSEIADIIGRPGDAVFYRQLYSHIRQAFEKEYVDDSGRLSAHFQGTYVLALYMDMVSSNLRGRMVEQLVRLIECNGWRLDTGFLATPFLMDVLCDAGRPDIAYRLLWQERCPSWLYEINCGATTVWESWDAVSPNGDVKLVSQNHVAFGCIGDWMYRRLGGLKPLMPGFKEFIVEPDVMCGLDFVGICHDTPYGIIKLEWRRSMEIVNLSLRVPANTHAIVRVSAKVLHIDVQQYVLEHRVHSGVHEVLLGSGDYHIVVELDDRVTLESAT, from the coding sequence GTGCAAACAGGCATTCACGAAATTTGTGCTACAAGTCTACAAGTCGATCACCAGTGTAATCCACTTGGAACTGATATAGTGCATCCACATTTCAGTTGGGTGCTCGAAGCTGCAGGATATAACGTGATGCAAACAGCCTATCGCATCGTGGTGGAAAGTAACGGAGTAGTAATCTGGGATAGTGGCCGTGTCGAGAGTGAAAGGACTTCGGGAATAGTCTATAAGGGCCCTAACCTGTGTTCTCGTCGACGATATGAGTGGAAGGTGAAGGTTTGGGATAATCAAGGACGTGAGTCCGACTGGAGCAACCCTGCGTTTTGGGAGATGGGTCTGCTTAAGCCTGAGGACTGGGAGGCGCATTGGATCGAGCCTATTCAGAAACCTGCCTCTGAGGAAAAGATGGTGTCTGTTTTAGATGTTGTGAGTGGGAATGTGGCGACAAAGACGCTTCAGGAACAGGAAGCGGATTTGCGTCCTCCTCAATTGATACGTCGCGCTTTCCGTGTTGTGCGCTCTGTCAGGAAAGCACGCCTGTATATCACTTCACGTGGCGTTTATCGTGCCGAAATAAATGGCATGAAAGTTGGGCAAGCAGAATTTAGTCCAGACTTTACACCTTACGATAAATATTTGAAATACCAGACCTACGACGTCACCGCATGTATCAAACCAGGTGTCAACGCTATTGGTATTGTGCTAGCTGATGGTTGGTACATCGGACGTATTCACTTTGCAGGCCACAGTTGCCATTACGGAAATAAGTTGGCGTTGCTCCTCCAACTCGAAATTGAATATGAAGACGGTTCAACGGAGGTTATTAGCACCGATACATCTTTTCGCTGTCACACGGGACCGTGGCTCTATGCAGATCTTTTTATTGGAGAAAAGTACGATGCTCGCTTGGAAATACAAGGGTGGAGTTCGCCTGATTTTGATGATAGTGAGTGGTTTAAGTGCGTCTATTCTGAAGATGGACCTGCATGTATACGCGCACAATACGGGCCAGTGGTTCGGGCAATGGAGAGGCTTTCACCCATTCAGATTTATGTAAGTTCTGATGGTTCCCAAATTGTAGACTTCGGGCAAGTAATTGCAGGACGCATTCGGCTCCGTCTAAATGTTCCTGAGGGGACGGAAATCCGCATCGAACACAGTGAGGCGGTCGATACGGATGGTCAGTTCATTCGAAACATTGTCGGACGGAACAAAGAACAAACGGACATTTACATCACGTCCGGACGTGGCGACGAGGTATACGAGCCAGCTTTTACGTATCACGGTTTTCGCTACGTACGTATCACTGGTTGTCCCACGCGCATTCAGCTGGATGACGTTGAAGCCGTTGTTCTCTACAGCGATATGAAATTAACTGGTTCGTTTAGGTGTTCTGACGAGCGCCTAAATCGCTTGCACAGCAACATTCAGTGGACTCAAAAAAGCAACATGGTGTCAATTCCGACGGATTGTCCCACGCGAGAACGTGCCGGCTGGACTGGGGATGTGCAAGTATTCGCACCGACTGCTACCTTCAACATGCACGTCTTTGCCTTTTTGCGGAGGTGGTTGCTCATGGTCCGCTTGGAGCAACTGCCTGACGGGAGAGTCCCTAACCATGTTCCCGCAGGACGCTACTTGGAATTTGAATCTGGACCCCTTGGAATATCAAGCGCGGGATGGGGAGACGCGATCATCATTGTTCCTTGGGTTCTCTATCAGCGGTATGGTGATATAAGCATTCTGGAAGAAAATTACGAGGCCATGGGCCGATGGCTTAGTTATGTTCGCAGTCAAGCTGAGCAGGAGAGCGATGGTCATCGCCGGTACCTTTGGAACCACGGCTTTCATTTTGGAGACTGGATGATCCCTAGTTTGGTCATGGAGAACAACAATGGTCTGGGGCCAATTGCTTCCGCTGAAGCCACAGGGGAGTTGGTTGCAACATGCTTTTATGCCTACTCATGCAAGTTAATGAGTGAAATTGCCGATATTATCGGTCGACCAGGCGATGCAGTGTTCTACCGGCAACTATATAGCCACATTCGACAGGCGTTCGAAAAAGAGTACGTGGATGACTCCGGCCGCTTGTCTGCACACTTTCAAGGCACGTACGTTCTAGCTCTATATATGGACATGGTCTCTTCAAACTTAAGAGGTCGGATGGTGGAACAGCTGGTCAGGCTCATCGAATGCAATGGATGGCGTTTGGACACGGGATTCCTCGCGACACCATTTTTGATGGATGTGTTATGCGACGCAGGCAGGCCTGATATCGCATATCGGTTGTTGTGGCAAGAACGCTGTCCATCTTGGCTATATGAAATTAATTGTGGTGCTACTACAGTATGGGAGTCTTGGGATGCCGTCTCACCTAATGGAGATGTCAAGCTTGTGTCTCAAAACCATGTTGCCTTTGGCTGCATTGGTGATTGGATGTATCGCCGTCTTGGAGGACTCAAGCCACTCATGCCAGGCTTTAAGGAATTTATTGTCGAGCCGGACGTCATGTGTGGACTGGATTTTGTGGGTATATGCCACGATACGCCATATGGAATCATTAAGTTAGAGTGGAGACGAAGTATGGAAATCGTGAATCTGAGTTTACGAGTTCCGGCGAACACTCACGCGATTGTGCGCGTTTCAGCAAAAGTCTTGCATATCGATGTTCAGCAGTATGTATTGGAACATCGTGTACACAGTGGAGTGCACGAAGTCCTGTTGGGAAGTGGGGACTATCACATCGTTGTTGAACTTGATGACAGGGTGACGCTCGAAAGTGCGACCTGA
- a CDS encoding quercetin 2,3-dioxygenase, translated as MAQALGGRLGRACYCLRSGEGESYRVGGQLVTILADKETTEGRFDLVRISGGKGNTFPLHRAVSHSAIYVLEGSLELQLNDEHFMLTQGDFASIPAGVVQGYEMKSHCTQFLLVTVGGHKSSLFRALGTAYSAPIHPAPCGESPTPEDVAKAGAPYVEVLGSYKPANQKGYGYYGKLPDRVIPYVLEAREGERRLLGDQLHTLLLHREAADNAMLCATAEGPKGLKVIDHYHEHITETFYCLRGRVSVWGDGVEYNLVPGDLVHVPTKGVHAYRLDTHDARFFSVITPGDFVNFFRTVGDPYKEYVYPPVPSPFHADRLFQYAEQLDIHIVGSAAGTRDEIMG; from the coding sequence ATGGCTCAAGCATTAGGAGGGCGTTTGGGGCGCGCCTGTTACTGTTTACGTAGCGGTGAAGGAGAATCATACCGCGTGGGAGGGCAATTGGTCACCATTTTGGCTGATAAGGAAACAACAGAGGGGCGCTTCGACCTTGTAAGGATATCTGGAGGTAAAGGAAACACATTTCCTTTGCACCGAGCAGTTTCTCATAGCGCTATTTATGTTCTTGAAGGTTCTTTAGAGCTACAGTTGAATGACGAACATTTCATGCTGACACAAGGGGACTTCGCTAGCATCCCGGCAGGAGTCGTTCAAGGCTACGAAATGAAAAGTCATTGTACCCAGTTTCTCCTCGTTACGGTAGGCGGGCACAAGTCGTCGCTTTTCAGGGCATTGGGTACAGCGTACTCGGCCCCGATTCACCCGGCGCCGTGTGGAGAAAGTCCAACACCCGAAGATGTGGCAAAGGCGGGAGCACCGTATGTAGAAGTGCTTGGGTCCTATAAGCCTGCCAATCAAAAGGGTTATGGCTATTATGGCAAACTACCTGATCGGGTCATTCCTTACGTGCTTGAAGCACGCGAGGGGGAACGGAGATTACTGGGAGATCAATTGCACACACTGCTTCTTCACCGCGAAGCTGCCGACAATGCGATGCTTTGTGCGACTGCTGAAGGCCCAAAGGGCTTAAAGGTAATCGATCATTACCACGAGCACATTACCGAGACATTCTACTGCCTGCGTGGCCGCGTGTCCGTGTGGGGAGATGGAGTGGAATACAATCTAGTTCCTGGTGATCTTGTGCATGTTCCCACTAAAGGCGTGCACGCCTACCGACTAGATACGCATGATGCGAGGTTTTTCTCCGTCATTACGCCTGGAGATTTCGTCAACTTCTTTCGCACAGTTGGCGATCCCTATAAGGAGTATGTCTATCCTCCTGTGCCCAGCCCATTCCATGCGGACCGTCTCTTTCAGTACGCAGAACAGTTAGATATTCATATCGTCGGGTCGGCGGCTGGCACACGAGATGAGATTATGGGATAA
- a CDS encoding alpha/beta hydrolase, with protein MVSIDYRLSHEAKFPAQIQDVQAAIRWLRRHGSAYGVDVTRIGLWGSSAGGHLAALAAMSSQIRWEEDVYSEIPAEVQAVVEGYGPIDFMQMYYPNEAAAQEAGNEETRRVVMSGEAGQPSREEELLGAPLLEIPDIVSLANPVTYVRRGMPPFLILHGLDDELVPVSQSKLLYRALKETDNSVVACFIKGAKHAFLNDNDFLAKVQDCVYLWKYESGHEDQKTLVKAVSIGQLCLEFFRRNLM; from the coding sequence GTGGTCAGTATTGATTACAGGCTCAGTCACGAAGCAAAATTTCCAGCGCAGATTCAAGACGTTCAAGCGGCGATCCGTTGGCTTAGGCGCCATGGCTCTGCGTATGGCGTCGATGTAACCCGCATCGGGTTGTGGGGTTCATCTGCGGGGGGGCATTTGGCAGCGCTTGCCGCTATGTCGTCGCAGATAAGGTGGGAAGAAGACGTATATTCTGAAATACCGGCTGAGGTGCAGGCGGTGGTCGAGGGATATGGCCCCATCGATTTTATGCAAATGTATTATCCCAATGAGGCCGCGGCACAGGAAGCGGGTAATGAAGAAACGAGACGCGTTGTCATGTCCGGTGAAGCAGGCCAACCTTCGCGTGAAGAAGAGCTGTTGGGTGCACCCCTGCTGGAGATACCGGATATAGTATCATTGGCCAATCCTGTAACCTATGTGAGGCGAGGCATGCCTCCATTCCTAATTCTACATGGGCTTGACGATGAACTCGTGCCCGTATCACAAAGCAAATTGTTGTACCGCGCTCTTAAGGAGACTGACAATTCTGTTGTAGCCTGCTTCATCAAAGGGGCCAAACACGCATTCCTCAATGACAACGACTTTTTGGCCAAGGTTCAGGACTGTGTTTATCTTTGGAAGTATGAATCTGGACATGAAGACCAAAAAACGCTCGTGAAAGCTGTATCCATAGGGCAGTTGTGCCTAGAGTTTTTCCGTAGGAATTTAATGTAA
- a CDS encoding fumarylacetoacetate hydrolase family protein has translation MKLLTYKHGEQPFRLGILVGNDHICDPQQAYMSMLFAGGQLRASELSQAMLPSDPTEFLETGDFAWDAAKQAIKYAEDCPGSSGVYSLSAVELGPPILRPKKIIAVGLNYRNHILEMGRDLPTHPVIFAKFSNTLLGPYSAFPWCSDLTKKLDYEGELAFVISRRAKRVPRERAFEYVAGYTIANDLSARDLQKRTIQWLQGKSLDGSLPLGPYLVTRDEVADPHNLSLRVTVNGEERQRATTSELVFGVDYLVSFLSHIMTLDPGDIVLTGTPGGVGEARNVFLQDGDVVRVEIEKLGWIETRIEEVRES, from the coding sequence GTGAAGTTACTGACATACAAGCATGGCGAACAACCGTTCCGTTTAGGCATTCTCGTTGGAAACGACCATATCTGCGATCCGCAACAAGCTTATATGAGCATGTTGTTTGCTGGCGGGCAGCTGCGTGCTAGCGAACTTTCCCAAGCCATGTTGCCGTCCGACCCAACTGAATTTTTGGAAACAGGTGATTTTGCTTGGGATGCTGCAAAGCAGGCGATTAAATACGCAGAGGACTGTCCGGGGTCAAGCGGTGTTTACTCCTTATCAGCGGTGGAACTTGGGCCCCCTATCCTTCGACCCAAAAAAATTATTGCGGTTGGGTTGAACTATCGAAACCACATTCTCGAAATGGGACGCGATTTGCCAACACATCCGGTCATCTTTGCTAAATTCTCGAATACGCTTTTGGGACCTTACAGTGCGTTCCCGTGGTGTTCTGACTTGACCAAAAAACTTGACTATGAGGGCGAACTCGCATTCGTCATTAGCCGTCGGGCAAAACGTGTTCCACGCGAAAGGGCTTTCGAGTATGTAGCGGGCTACACGATTGCAAACGACCTGTCTGCGCGTGACTTGCAGAAACGCACCATTCAGTGGTTGCAAGGAAAGAGTCTTGATGGCAGCCTCCCCCTTGGTCCGTATCTGGTCACCCGTGACGAAGTAGCGGATCCACACAACCTTTCCCTACGTGTTACCGTCAACGGCGAAGAACGTCAGCGTGCGACGACGTCAGAACTCGTTTTCGGTGTTGATTACCTGGTATCCTTTTTGTCCCATATCATGACCCTCGACCCCGGGGACATTGTGCTAACTGGAACTCCAGGTGGTGTTGGTGAAGCAAGAAACGTGTTTTTGCAAGACGGTGATGTCGTTCGAGTGGAAATTGAGAAGCTCGGATGGATTGAAACTCGCATCGAGGAGGTAAGAGAGTCGTGA
- the rnhA gene encoding ribonuclease HI — translation MSEEPVILYTDGACSGNPGPGGWAAILQWNGRVKELSGGERETTNQRMELKAVIEGLKALKRPCDVIVHSDSAYVVNCFQQRWYVNWRRNGWVNSKGEPVQNRDLWEQLLEAIDGHRVRFEKVKGHAGVAMNERCDELARRAIPR, via the coding sequence ATGAGCGAGGAGCCCGTGATTCTGTACACTGACGGCGCATGTTCGGGAAACCCGGGCCCGGGCGGCTGGGCCGCGATTCTCCAATGGAATGGGCGCGTGAAGGAACTCTCTGGCGGGGAGCGCGAGACCACCAACCAGCGCATGGAACTGAAGGCCGTGATCGAGGGTCTGAAAGCTTTGAAGCGGCCGTGCGACGTGATCGTCCACTCCGACTCGGCCTATGTGGTCAACTGTTTTCAGCAGCGGTGGTATGTGAATTGGCGGCGGAACGGGTGGGTGAACAGCAAAGGCGAACCGGTTCAGAACCGAGACCTCTGGGAACAGTTGCTCGAGGCCATCGACGGCCATCGTGTCCGCTTCGAGAAGGTCAAGGGCCACGCCGGTGTCGCGATGAACGAGCGGTGTGACGAGTTGGCGCGGAGGGCGATACCGCGGTGA
- a CDS encoding VOC family protein — protein sequence MKEEQEFKLDVAHIAHVELLTPTLQDSLCFFRDILGLRVVAQEGKSIFLRAYWDQQIYSLKLTESPYAGLGHLSFRAQSRRALERIVHDIEDSGLGMGWIDGDYGHGPAYRFRTPNGHLCEVFDEAKRYCAPKENLPYLKNQPDVFLGQGLNVQQFDHCNLFSSDVDSDTRFLRDVLGFRLSEVAIDRDGKQTTAWLHVTNKSYDLAISRDQTGLRGRFHHLAYRVDSLEAVMRAADLFMERGVYIEVPPNKHVAGQTIFVYVYEPGGNRIEVCSGGFLIYTPDWETVTWSAEERRRGLAWGTQLPASFHRYGTPVHEQYQTTD from the coding sequence GTGAAGGAGGAGCAAGAGTTCAAACTAGACGTCGCTCACATCGCTCACGTCGAATTACTCACGCCTACTCTTCAGGACAGCTTATGTTTCTTTCGAGACATACTCGGCCTACGAGTCGTCGCCCAAGAGGGTAAGTCTATATTTCTGCGCGCCTACTGGGATCAACAGATTTACAGTCTTAAGTTGACGGAATCACCATACGCAGGGTTGGGTCACCTGTCGTTTAGAGCACAGTCTCGACGTGCGCTGGAGCGGATTGTCCACGACATTGAAGACTCAGGTTTGGGAATGGGGTGGATCGACGGGGACTATGGTCACGGTCCGGCCTATCGCTTCCGCACGCCAAATGGTCATCTGTGTGAAGTATTCGACGAGGCGAAGCGTTACTGCGCACCGAAAGAAAATCTTCCCTATCTTAAAAATCAACCGGATGTGTTCCTCGGGCAGGGGTTGAACGTGCAGCAGTTCGACCACTGTAATTTGTTCAGTTCTGACGTCGATTCAGACACCCGCTTTTTGAGGGACGTACTTGGTTTTCGCCTGAGCGAAGTAGCCATCGATCGTGATGGCAAACAGACGACGGCTTGGTTACATGTTACTAACAAGTCATACGATTTGGCCATTTCACGAGACCAAACGGGTCTTCGTGGGAGATTTCACCATCTCGCTTACCGCGTAGACAGTCTTGAGGCCGTGATGCGGGCTGCCGATTTATTTATGGAACGCGGGGTGTATATAGAAGTTCCCCCCAACAAACACGTCGCTGGTCAAACCATATTTGTTTACGTGTATGAGCCTGGCGGAAACCGAATCGAAGTCTGTTCTGGGGGATTCCTCATTTACACTCCCGATTGGGAAACCGTCACCTGGAGCGCAGAAGAGCGGCGCCGGGGTCTGGCCTGGGGAACACAGCTTCCCGCATCATTCCATCGATACGGTACACCCGTTCACGAACAATACCAGACTACAGATTGA
- a CDS encoding acyl-CoA dehydrogenase family protein, giving the protein MASTVQIYNPEHVISTAQSLFAVIRPHVWEIDEERKQLDEVMQPIISSGLIRLLVPRRWGGHEMSWYEASQTAMEIAKACPSTGWCYSLLVLHNWMVAFWPEQAQADVWHATPDACVASSFNPAPGSSCEITPGGYRLNGKWSFSSGIDHSDWVIVSHRDPAIQSESGRHTLYFLVPKSDCTVHDVWHVVGMRGTGSNVVELTNVFVPQHRVIALEPWNEDAQAPGTLVNPSPLYKIQLSAVMPVTLLSVIIGATVGAYELWRDHIANSRSRNGGIVASSTSQQVRLTRVAKKIEAAKALLEHSLQIVHRGETLDYKTRVSLRCNYAYCAELCTEAVETMFMTSGAAATAERNLLQLFWRDIHAGAMHMAFNFESVGTLYAQMELGLPAEVLY; this is encoded by the coding sequence GTGGCAAGTACGGTTCAGATCTACAACCCGGAGCACGTCATCTCCACTGCACAATCCTTGTTTGCAGTTATTCGCCCGCATGTTTGGGAAATTGATGAAGAACGAAAGCAACTCGATGAGGTAATGCAACCCATCATTTCATCCGGCCTAATCCGACTACTTGTTCCCCGCCGGTGGGGCGGTCACGAAATGTCGTGGTACGAGGCATCTCAAACCGCGATGGAAATTGCCAAAGCATGCCCTTCGACAGGTTGGTGTTACTCCTTGCTTGTGTTACACAACTGGATGGTCGCCTTTTGGCCTGAGCAGGCTCAAGCAGACGTATGGCACGCTACTCCAGATGCATGTGTGGCATCTTCATTTAACCCCGCCCCAGGATCATCATGCGAAATCACACCCGGCGGGTACAGGTTAAATGGTAAGTGGAGTTTCTCATCAGGCATTGACCACTCCGACTGGGTCATCGTGAGTCATCGCGACCCTGCAATTCAGTCAGAATCTGGACGCCATACACTGTACTTCTTAGTTCCTAAATCAGATTGCACTGTCCACGACGTATGGCATGTCGTGGGTATGCGCGGAACAGGTAGTAATGTTGTTGAACTGACCAACGTTTTTGTGCCCCAACATCGTGTTATTGCGCTTGAACCTTGGAACGAAGATGCCCAGGCACCGGGTACACTTGTAAACCCATCCCCGTTGTACAAAATTCAGCTTTCGGCTGTAATGCCGGTAACTCTATTATCGGTAATCATAGGGGCAACGGTTGGTGCGTACGAGCTATGGCGGGACCACATTGCAAACAGCCGGAGTCGAAATGGCGGTATTGTTGCGTCATCGACCAGCCAACAGGTGAGGCTAACTCGTGTAGCTAAAAAGATTGAAGCAGCAAAAGCACTGCTCGAACATTCTTTGCAGATTGTTCACAGGGGTGAAACCCTTGATTACAAAACCCGCGTGTCTCTGCGCTGCAACTACGCTTACTGTGCCGAGCTCTGCACGGAGGCAGTCGAGACAATGTTTATGACAAGCGGAGCTGCGGCAACGGCTGAAAGAAACCTCCTGCAGCTCTTCTGGCGCGACATTCATGCAGGGGCCATGCACATGGCCTTCAATTTTGAATCTGTCGGTACACTATATGCGCAAATGGAACTGGGCCTGCCAGCAGAAGTCCTATATTAA
- a CDS encoding MFS transporter yields MSATLDQQNQEIVKKSITPYGRLVFGMVLGQFGMTLGTVIPLALLLTLKFLAIDPQHVTADFSVSTAIGGILQLIANYVGGFMSDRTTLAFGKRRTWMLIGGLFGSACLVGIGSAGRVETVVAFYALSVIFFAFVSSSVSALIPDQVEESKRGTASGIIGVFNPAAILLGMALMNIVNGASIMTKFAFIAIISTLTIVTSCALIRDSKGTRRSATHGHAVSWSRIYPNPRQFPSFTWGVLTRFFASVAFASQSFISLYLIQKFHIATSHVTGLMTAMMLIQTICLALSSILGGAMSDKVRRQKPFVFTSAVIMAVGVGIMAFASSLLEAFLGFAVVGLGYGAYLAVDIALIARILPNPADRAKDFGIMNIASSLPNSIVPTIAPSLIAVGGFPLFFSVLGIAGLISAIVVKPIPEMPRYAVALNLDGFTHSE; encoded by the coding sequence ATGAGTGCTACACTCGACCAGCAAAATCAAGAAATCGTGAAGAAATCGATTACACCATACGGCCGTCTTGTCTTTGGGATGGTTCTGGGTCAATTTGGCATGACCCTCGGCACCGTGATACCGCTCGCATTACTGTTAACCCTAAAGTTCCTTGCAATTGACCCTCAGCATGTTACGGCTGATTTCAGTGTCTCGACAGCGATTGGTGGAATATTGCAACTCATTGCGAATTATGTTGGTGGATTCATGAGTGATCGCACCACGTTGGCGTTTGGAAAAAGAAGAACATGGATGCTCATCGGTGGCCTGTTCGGGTCTGCCTGTTTGGTTGGGATTGGGTCGGCTGGGCGAGTCGAAACGGTAGTTGCCTTCTACGCCTTGTCCGTAATATTCTTCGCGTTTGTGAGTTCCTCAGTAAGCGCTTTGATTCCAGACCAGGTTGAAGAGTCCAAAAGGGGGACGGCTTCAGGAATTATCGGTGTATTCAATCCTGCCGCCATTCTGTTGGGAATGGCATTGATGAACATTGTTAATGGCGCTTCGATCATGACGAAATTTGCTTTTATAGCTATCATCTCAACTCTGACTATTGTGACTAGTTGCGCGCTCATTCGTGACAGTAAGGGAACGAGAAGGTCTGCAACCCATGGGCACGCCGTTTCGTGGTCAAGAATATACCCAAATCCCCGTCAATTCCCGAGTTTTACATGGGGGGTTCTAACAAGGTTCTTTGCATCTGTAGCGTTTGCTTCTCAGTCGTTTATTTCTCTCTACCTTATTCAGAAGTTTCACATCGCGACGAGTCATGTTACGGGTCTGATGACGGCAATGATGTTGATTCAAACGATTTGTTTGGCGTTGTCAAGCATTTTGGGAGGAGCAATGTCCGATAAAGTGCGCAGACAAAAACCTTTTGTGTTCACTTCCGCCGTAATCATGGCGGTTGGGGTGGGTATAATGGCATTCGCCTCCAGTTTGCTGGAAGCGTTTTTGGGTTTTGCCGTCGTGGGGCTCGGCTATGGTGCTTACTTGGCAGTGGATATTGCCCTAATTGCGCGTATCTTGCCGAACCCAGCCGACAGGGCAAAGGATTTTGGCATTATGAATATTGCCTCTTCGCTACCGAACTCTATAGTTCCGACTATAGCCCCCTCCCTCATCGCTGTTGGTGGCTTTCCTCTATTTTTCTCGGTACTGGGTATTGCAGGGCTCATTAGTGCAATTGTTGTTAAACCTATACCCGAGATGCCTAGGTACGCGGTCGCTTTGAACCTCGACGGCTTTACTCACTCAGAATGA
- a CDS encoding flavin reductase family protein, whose product MVTAISQQAFRQVLGRFATGVTVISVGGDDGSVHAMTANAFSSLSLDPPLVLICLDKQAKTLRLIRERLRFAINILADDQENLSRLFANQAVQQTPSFCFSCNNTLSPVLDGALANIDCKLFEEYDGGDHVIIVGEVLSAMMNEDKTKPLCFFKGQYCRLA is encoded by the coding sequence TTGGTCACGGCGATATCACAACAAGCGTTTCGACAAGTGTTAGGGCGCTTCGCAACTGGCGTCACCGTCATTTCCGTAGGTGGCGATGACGGCTCTGTCCACGCAATGACAGCTAACGCATTCAGCTCGTTATCGTTGGATCCTCCTCTCGTCCTCATTTGTCTTGACAAGCAGGCGAAAACACTAAGACTCATTCGCGAACGTCTAAGGTTTGCGATTAATATTTTGGCGGACGATCAGGAGAATTTGTCGCGACTCTTTGCAAATCAAGCCGTGCAGCAAACACCCAGCTTCTGCTTTTCGTGTAATAACACTTTATCTCCCGTCCTTGACGGAGCACTCGCAAATATTGATTGCAAGCTGTTTGAAGAATACGACGGCGGCGACCACGTTATCATAGTTGGAGAAGTTCTTAGTGCGATGATGAATGAGGACAAAACAAAGCCCCTATGTTTTTTCAAGGGACAGTACTGCCGATTGGCATGA